In Pseudothermotoga hypogea DSM 11164 = NBRC 106472, the following are encoded in one genomic region:
- the pyrH gene encoding UMP kinase, protein MYKRVLIKLSGEVMCGEGERGFDRKNVEFLVRQLAQVVEYGVNVGIVIGAGNIFRGEELIDLPHSLADQIGMLGTVINALYLKGILQRVGMKCVVVSQISSLPSIRPIHYDDINLYFDAGYVVIFAGGTSNPFFTTDTAAALRAVEMGAELLIKATKVDGVYDSDPRKNRDAKKFERLSYRDAIKLGLKVMDTEAFSICGRYKLPIVVLNFFEDGALLRAVKGEPVGSYISPE, encoded by the coding sequence GTGTACAAGAGGGTGTTGATAAAGCTGAGTGGGGAAGTCATGTGCGGTGAGGGAGAAAGAGGTTTCGACAGAAAAAACGTCGAATTCCTTGTCAGACAGTTAGCACAGGTGGTGGAGTACGGTGTCAACGTCGGCATCGTCATAGGTGCTGGTAACATATTCAGGGGAGAAGAACTCATCGATCTTCCACACTCGCTTGCCGATCAGATCGGAATGCTCGGCACCGTGATCAATGCGCTTTACCTTAAGGGAATCCTGCAGAGGGTCGGTATGAAGTGCGTGGTGGTCTCCCAGATAAGTTCCTTGCCATCCATAAGGCCTATCCACTACGACGACATAAATTTGTACTTCGACGCAGGTTACGTGGTCATCTTTGCGGGTGGTACGAGCAATCCGTTTTTTACGACCGATACCGCCGCAGCATTGAGAGCCGTGGAGATGGGAGCCGAGCTGCTCATCAAGGCTACGAAGGTCGATGGAGTTTACGACAGCGATCCAAGAAAAAACAGGGACGCAAAGAAGTTTGAAAGATTGTCTTACCGGGATGCGATAAAATTGGGTTTGAAAGTGATGGACACGGAGGCTTTCTCCATCTGTGGAAGGTACAAGTTGCCCATCGTCGTGCTCAACTTCTTCGAGGATGGGGCTCTGCTGAGGGCGGTCAAAGGTGAACCTGTTGGTAGTTACATCTCACCCGAATGA
- a CDS encoding ABC transporter ATP-binding protein: MLRVKNLTTGYDGVPVVFDVSLEINEAEFVAIVGSNGAGKTTILRTISGLLKPISGEIEFEGKQIHKLTAHEIVRLGIAHVPEGRHVFGKMSVRDNLLMGAYTLNDRAKVNRLLNEVFELFPRLKERENQKAETLSGGEQQMLAIGRALMAEPKLVLVDEMSLGLMPMMVDKVLETLKQINKEKGVTILLVEQKVQEALEMADRGYVLQTGRIVAHGTGKELLESDLVKKAYLGM; encoded by the coding sequence ATGCTAAGAGTAAAAAACTTAACAACAGGCTATGACGGAGTTCCTGTGGTTTTCGATGTTTCTCTCGAGATCAACGAAGCAGAGTTCGTCGCAATTGTGGGTTCCAACGGGGCTGGCAAGACCACGATCCTGAGGACGATCTCTGGATTGCTTAAACCCATCTCGGGTGAGATAGAGTTCGAAGGAAAGCAGATTCACAAGTTGACCGCCCACGAGATCGTTCGCTTGGGCATAGCACACGTGCCTGAAGGCCGGCACGTTTTCGGCAAGATGTCCGTCAGAGACAATCTGCTCATGGGTGCTTACACGCTTAACGACAGAGCAAAGGTGAACAGGTTGCTTAACGAAGTCTTCGAACTTTTCCCGAGGTTGAAGGAAAGGGAAAATCAGAAGGCCGAGACACTTTCTGGCGGAGAACAGCAGATGCTCGCCATCGGAAGAGCTCTCATGGCCGAACCGAAATTAGTGCTCGTTGACGAAATGTCTCTGGGCTTGATGCCCATGATGGTCGACAAGGTCCTCGAAACACTGAAACAGATAAACAAGGAGAAAGGCGTCACGATACTACTGGTCGAGCAGAAAGTTCAAGAGGCTCTGGAGATGGCCGATAGAGGATACGTGCTTCAAACTGGCAGGATCGTCGCACATGGAACGGGCAAAGAACTGCTCGAGAGCGATTTGGTGAAAAAAGCGTATTTGGGCATGTGA
- a CDS encoding DUF4097 family beta strand repeat-containing protein: MERKSIVIEKHVNEVHIKLTSGAVKVVKSSDDSFKLFFEENAPDVRIDNGVLSINVRGYEKGLLGLINFGSGPSEHLELHVPTHLKLLQISSISADIEVSSLSFEHGTLKTVSGEIKIDGCRAQSMEIKTVSGDIELSTVDVQRLAVASASGDINVDKLECREYDWLLSTVSGDMSLNVVGLPNIRLSLKSTSGDISSNVGYVRRGNEYIFGDGRMKIVASTVSGDVRLKVMSKKERVEEIEKRILRLVAEGKLSYEEAKQMLQELS, from the coding sequence TTGGAGAGGAAGTCCATTGTCATAGAGAAGCACGTGAACGAAGTTCACATTAAGTTGACCAGCGGAGCTGTGAAGGTCGTTAAAAGCTCTGATGATTCGTTCAAACTTTTTTTCGAGGAAAACGCGCCGGACGTGCGCATCGATAACGGTGTGCTCAGTATAAACGTGAGAGGCTACGAAAAGGGTCTGCTGGGTCTGATCAACTTTGGCTCCGGTCCGTCGGAGCATTTAGAACTCCACGTGCCGACACACTTGAAGCTGTTACAGATCAGTTCCATCTCGGCGGACATAGAGGTTTCCTCGCTCTCGTTTGAGCACGGCACGCTGAAAACGGTATCAGGAGAAATCAAGATCGACGGCTGTCGGGCTCAAAGCATGGAGATCAAAACGGTTTCGGGTGACATCGAACTGTCGACTGTCGACGTACAGCGACTCGCAGTTGCGAGTGCGAGTGGAGACATCAACGTTGACAAACTGGAATGTAGAGAGTACGATTGGTTGCTCAGCACCGTGAGTGGAGATATGAGCTTGAACGTCGTGGGCTTGCCGAATATAAGGCTGAGTTTGAAGAGCACCAGCGGCGATATTTCTTCAAACGTTGGTTACGTCAGACGTGGTAATGAATACATCTTTGGCGATGGCAGAATGAAGATCGTTGCTTCGACCGTCTCCGGCGATGTGCGGCTCAAAGTGATGAGCAAGAAAGAAAGGGTGGAAGAGATCGAAAAGAGGATCCTCAGACTGGTGGCCGAAGGTAAGTTGAGCTACGAGGAAGCGAAACAGATGCTCCAGGAGCTGAGCTGA
- a CDS encoding branched-chain amino acid ABC transporter permease translates to MKKTPLLVILAILLILPLVVKDVNFQHVMLMMLIFAGLGEAWNIITGFAGQTSFGHAAFFGIGAYTSTVLFYKFNVSPWIGMILGALFAGVVAFLVSYPCFRLKGHYFAIATLAVAEIVKQLFVSWDYVEGATGISIPVVADSFWAMQFHRSKIPYVLIAYGLFVFVLFVAIAIERNKMGYYLKAIRESHEAAEALGINTARYKLLAMIVSSMLTALFGTLYAQYILYIDPFMVFGLEVSMKIVLLTVLGGLGSIYGPIIGAAILIPLSEYTRTLLGGTGKGIDLMIYGILIVIVVVFEPRGILGLLRKRSRRRINYGKSTA, encoded by the coding sequence ATGAAAAAAACACCGCTACTCGTCATCCTGGCGATACTTTTGATCCTGCCCCTTGTGGTCAAAGATGTGAATTTTCAGCACGTCATGCTCATGATGCTCATCTTCGCAGGTCTCGGCGAAGCGTGGAACATCATCACCGGCTTTGCTGGACAGACATCCTTCGGTCATGCTGCGTTCTTTGGGATAGGTGCGTACACCTCCACGGTGCTTTTCTACAAATTCAACGTCTCACCATGGATCGGTATGATACTGGGTGCATTGTTCGCAGGTGTTGTGGCTTTTTTGGTGAGCTATCCGTGCTTCAGATTGAAGGGCCACTACTTCGCTATAGCGACGCTCGCGGTAGCTGAGATCGTAAAGCAGCTGTTTGTCAGCTGGGACTACGTCGAGGGTGCCACGGGTATTTCCATTCCCGTCGTTGCCGACAGTTTTTGGGCGATGCAGTTTCATCGTTCGAAGATCCCGTACGTTTTAATTGCCTACGGTCTCTTCGTTTTCGTTTTGTTCGTTGCTATAGCCATCGAGCGCAACAAGATGGGCTATTATTTGAAGGCGATAAGAGAAAGCCACGAAGCCGCCGAGGCACTCGGAATAAACACTGCCCGCTACAAACTGCTCGCAATGATTGTGAGTTCGATGCTCACAGCGCTTTTCGGCACACTCTATGCGCAGTACATACTCTACATAGATCCCTTCATGGTTTTTGGGTTGGAGGTCTCGATGAAGATCGTTCTGCTGACGGTTCTCGGTGGTCTTGGTAGCATTTACGGTCCGATCATCGGTGCGGCGATACTCATACCTCTTTCTGAGTACACGAGAACCTTGCTTGGAGGTACAGGTAAAGGTATCGATTTGATGATCTACGGCATTCTTATAGTCATCGTTGTGGTTTTCGAGCCGAGGGGAATACTGGGACTTCTGAGAAAACGCAGCAGAAGGAGGATCAACTATGGCAAGAGCACTGCTTGA
- a CDS encoding ABC transporter substrate-binding protein: MKKLLAVLVVLLSLVVLAQEVIKIGAIFPLTGAAAATGVKIKYAVEVAQEIINGVYPEINLALAKSAGLPNLNGAKVQFVFADHQGNPELAMAEAERLIRNEKVVALIGCYQSSCTKPASQIAEKYGIPFVAGSSSSAALTERGLKWFFRIAPHDGMETVFFFNYLRYLNEKYNANIKRVAVVYIDNEYGVHAALMVKEKIKDFPEFSLVADVKYPVSATNVDIEVQKIKAAKPDAIFHASYIGDMTMFVKKYKEFNVVPKVVLSYCGGYQDPQFVVNLGKDADYFAGTNATTPALFAKMPILSKINEMYKAKSGVDIDGPTLEDFASALVIAEAINIAGTTEPEKILEVLKTHTFEAPYFVSEKIQFGSDGQNIYSASVMTQIFNGVYEAVWPEQYQTHEPVPQFPDWKKR; this comes from the coding sequence ATGAAAAAGTTGTTGGCGGTCCTGGTGGTGTTGCTGAGCCTCGTCGTGCTGGCACAAGAAGTTATCAAGATCGGTGCCATTTTCCCACTCACGGGTGCAGCCGCTGCAACTGGAGTGAAGATCAAGTATGCAGTCGAGGTCGCACAGGAAATCATCAACGGTGTCTATCCTGAAATCAACCTCGCGCTCGCTAAATCTGCAGGATTGCCGAACCTCAACGGGGCCAAAGTACAGTTCGTTTTCGCAGACCATCAGGGTAACCCAGAATTGGCCATGGCAGAAGCCGAAAGATTGATCAGAAACGAAAAAGTTGTAGCACTCATCGGTTGCTATCAGTCTTCCTGTACCAAACCGGCAAGCCAGATCGCTGAGAAGTACGGTATACCCTTCGTCGCTGGGTCTTCGAGCTCCGCAGCTCTCACGGAAAGAGGATTGAAATGGTTCTTCAGGATTGCGCCGCACGACGGTATGGAAACTGTCTTTTTCTTCAACTACCTCAGATACTTGAACGAGAAGTACAACGCTAACATCAAGAGAGTTGCCGTCGTGTACATAGACAACGAGTACGGAGTGCACGCGGCACTCATGGTGAAAGAAAAGATCAAGGACTTTCCTGAATTCAGCCTCGTGGCCGACGTGAAGTATCCTGTGAGTGCGACCAACGTGGACATAGAGGTCCAGAAAATCAAAGCGGCCAAACCGGATGCGATCTTCCATGCGTCCTACATCGGTGACATGACCATGTTCGTCAAGAAGTACAAAGAGTTCAACGTGGTTCCAAAGGTCGTGCTCTCTTACTGTGGTGGATATCAGGACCCGCAGTTTGTTGTGAACCTCGGCAAAGATGCAGATTATTTTGCTGGAACGAACGCCACCACGCCTGCCCTGTTTGCAAAGATGCCGATCCTCTCCAAAATCAACGAGATGTACAAGGCAAAGTCCGGCGTCGACATCGATGGCCCAACTTTGGAAGACTTCGCTTCTGCGCTCGTCATAGCTGAAGCGATCAACATCGCCGGTACAACTGAACCAGAGAAGATTCTCGAGGTTTTGAAGACCCACACCTTCGAGGCTCCCTATTTCGTGTCGGAAAAGATCCAATTCGGTTCGGACGGGCAGAACATCTACTCGGCTTCGGTGATGACGCAGATATTCAACGGAGTCTACGAAGCCGTCTGGCCGGAACAGTATCAAACACACGAGCCAGTGCCGCAGTTCCCGGATTGGAAAAAGAGATGA
- a CDS encoding branched-chain amino acid ABC transporter permease, whose amino-acid sequence MLAQLVVTGVLVGSVYSLVAVGLTLVWGLMDIINFAHGDFMMISMYTVFWLYALLKWDPLVSLPIAALVAAMIGLLTYRLVIKRVLNAPGLMALLATFGLSLFIRNFAQFLWSPNYRFVGESILSGKRLVISDVIVGIPQLVAALGSIGMTFAVALFIKKTKFGKAVQATAQSREIAELMGVDTEKVYMFTFALSGICVGVAGTLLSGIFPVYPESGAMYGLLAFVIVALGGFGNIWGAFYAGIMIGLAETIGGFYLGTQFKYAIAFLIYLLVLQFRPKGLFGW is encoded by the coding sequence ATGCTCGCACAACTCGTTGTTACAGGCGTGCTGGTTGGAAGTGTCTATTCTCTCGTCGCAGTCGGTTTGACACTCGTTTGGGGATTGATGGACATAATAAACTTCGCGCACGGTGATTTCATGATGATCTCGATGTACACAGTCTTCTGGTTGTACGCACTCCTGAAATGGGATCCGCTCGTGTCGCTCCCCATCGCCGCTTTGGTGGCAGCCATGATAGGGCTTCTCACTTACAGACTGGTAATAAAACGTGTGCTGAACGCACCTGGTCTCATGGCTCTGCTTGCCACCTTCGGTTTGAGCTTGTTCATAAGAAACTTTGCCCAGTTCCTGTGGAGTCCGAACTACAGGTTTGTCGGAGAATCGATCCTTTCCGGCAAGAGATTGGTAATCTCCGATGTGATCGTTGGCATCCCACAACTCGTAGCAGCCCTTGGAAGCATTGGTATGACTTTCGCCGTGGCTTTGTTCATCAAGAAAACGAAGTTTGGAAAGGCTGTTCAGGCAACGGCGCAGAGCAGAGAGATCGCAGAGTTGATGGGCGTTGATACGGAGAAAGTGTACATGTTCACCTTTGCCCTCTCCGGTATCTGCGTCGGTGTTGCGGGGACCTTGCTTTCGGGTATCTTCCCGGTCTATCCAGAGTCAGGTGCGATGTACGGTCTTCTGGCTTTTGTGATCGTCGCACTGGGTGGGTTCGGAAACATATGGGGTGCCTTCTATGCGGGAATCATGATCGGACTCGCCGAGACGATCGGTGGTTTTTATCTTGGAACCCAGTTCAAGTACGCGATAGCTTTCCTCATATACTTGCTCGTACTGCAATTCAGGCCCAAAGGGCTTTTTGGGTGGTGA
- a CDS encoding cation diffusion facilitator family transporter encodes MDRSKLFSKVAWIGVWANGALSTAKVLVGLLFNSSAVLADGVDTGTDVFTSLVTLVSGKISSRPPDKTHPYGHERAEAIAAKIVSFIVFYAGVSLLFASVKKIILHEHVQIQGVLPFLVTILSIAIKSWLFFYKYRVGKRLNSSVMIADALNMRNDILISGTVLLGVMLSKFGLFWMDSVAALVVSIMIIRTAFNIFRETSYELMDGMHDMEIYQEIFDAVESVKGVRNPHKVRVRQVGYKYFVDIDIEVDPSLTVQVGHDIATQVKQAIIARNDRIADVLVHVEPAGNVEQEPFGLDQEKMNSLNK; translated from the coding sequence ATGGACAGGAGCAAACTCTTCTCAAAAGTCGCTTGGATAGGCGTTTGGGCTAACGGTGCGCTGTCCACAGCGAAAGTCCTCGTGGGCTTGCTTTTCAACAGCTCCGCGGTGCTGGCCGACGGAGTGGACACGGGAACAGATGTGTTCACTTCCTTGGTGACGCTGGTTTCCGGAAAGATATCGAGCAGGCCTCCCGACAAGACTCACCCGTACGGGCACGAGAGGGCCGAGGCCATCGCGGCAAAGATCGTTTCTTTCATCGTTTTTTACGCAGGCGTAAGCCTACTTTTTGCGTCCGTCAAGAAGATAATCCTTCACGAACACGTACAGATTCAAGGTGTTCTGCCTTTTTTGGTGACGATCCTCTCCATAGCCATCAAGAGCTGGTTGTTCTTCTACAAGTATCGGGTTGGGAAGAGACTGAACAGCTCAGTCATGATCGCGGACGCTTTGAACATGAGAAACGACATTCTCATTTCAGGCACGGTTCTGCTTGGTGTGATGCTGAGTAAATTTGGACTCTTCTGGATGGACAGCGTCGCCGCATTGGTCGTTTCGATCATGATCATACGAACTGCATTCAACATCTTTCGAGAAACGAGTTACGAGCTCATGGACGGCATGCACGATATGGAGATCTACCAAGAGATATTCGATGCCGTTGAGTCGGTGAAAGGAGTCAGAAACCCCCACAAGGTTCGTGTGAGACAGGTCGGATACAAGTACTTTGTGGACATCGACATCGAGGTCGATCCCAGTTTGACGGTGCAAGTGGGCCACGACATCGCCACTCAAGTTAAGCAAGCGATAATCGCCAGGAACGACAGGATAGCGGACGTCTTGGTCCACGTCGAGCCTGCGGGAAACGTCGAGCAAGAACCATTCGGTTTGGATCAGGAGAAAATGAACTCGTTGAACAAATGA
- a CDS encoding ABC transporter ATP-binding protein, producing MARALLEVQGITMKFGNLVANDNVSFSVNEGEIVSLIGPNGAGKTTLFNCISGFYKPFSGKVFFEGKDITGKPPHQIAMMGLTRTFQIVKPLKDMTVRDNVLTGAFLRSSSRKEAEKITDEVLQLTHLWEKKDMLAGSLTTADKKRLEIARVLATKPKMVMLDEAMAGLNQSEIKEAMELCVKLNKSGITLLIVEHIMEAIMPISHRVIVLSAGKKIAEGKPAEVTNNEEVIKAYLGERYYAKSKKLNNRL from the coding sequence ATGGCAAGAGCACTGCTTGAAGTACAGGGGATCACCATGAAGTTCGGTAATCTCGTCGCAAACGACAACGTCTCCTTTTCCGTGAACGAGGGCGAGATCGTCAGTCTCATTGGGCCTAACGGTGCTGGTAAGACGACACTTTTCAACTGTATAAGTGGTTTTTACAAGCCATTCAGCGGGAAGGTCTTCTTTGAAGGAAAGGATATAACCGGTAAGCCGCCTCACCAGATAGCAATGATGGGCTTGACCAGGACTTTCCAGATCGTCAAACCTCTGAAAGATATGACCGTCAGAGACAACGTACTCACTGGAGCGTTTTTGAGATCTTCCAGTAGGAAGGAAGCTGAAAAGATAACGGACGAAGTGCTCCAATTGACACACCTTTGGGAGAAGAAAGACATGCTCGCAGGCAGTCTGACCACGGCAGACAAGAAGAGGCTCGAGATAGCCCGCGTGCTGGCCACCAAACCCAAGATGGTCATGCTCGACGAAGCGATGGCCGGTCTGAACCAATCGGAGATAAAAGAAGCAATGGAACTGTGCGTCAAGCTCAACAAATCTGGAATAACGCTCTTGATCGTGGAGCACATCATGGAAGCGATAATGCCCATATCCCACAGGGTGATCGTGCTCAGTGCCGGGAAAAAGATCGCCGAAGGTAAACCGGCTGAAGTCACGAACAACGAAGAGGTCATAAAGGCGTACTTGGGGGAGAGATACTATGCTAAGAGTAAAAAACTTAACAACAGGCTATGA
- a CDS encoding DUF2089 domain-containing protein — MARVISRCPVCDSQLLITELTCPSCGTIIRGKFELEEFFRLSPEQLGFLRIFIKARGNLSEVQKELGISYPTARSRLEGIVKTLGYEAEEVQQEKQVNEVLESLEKGEISAQEALEKIRKLREGA; from the coding sequence ATGGCGCGTGTTATCTCAAGGTGTCCTGTGTGTGACAGCCAGCTGCTCATAACGGAGCTCACGTGCCCTTCATGTGGGACGATCATAAGGGGCAAATTCGAGCTGGAAGAGTTCTTCAGACTTTCACCCGAGCAACTGGGCTTTCTTCGGATCTTCATAAAGGCGCGCGGGAACCTGAGCGAAGTGCAGAAGGAACTCGGCATCTCTTATCCCACAGCGAGATCCAGGCTTGAAGGCATAGTGAAGACGCTGGGCTACGAGGCTGAGGAAGTACAACAAGAAAAACAGGTGAACGAGGTCCTCGAGAGCCTCGAAAAGGGTGAGATATCCGCCCAAGAAGCGCTCGAGAAGATCAGAAAGCTCAGAGAGGGTGCGTGA
- the eno gene encoding phosphopyruvate hydratase, translated as MYNEIMDIKAREVLDSRGNPTVEVEVYLEDGTKASAIVPSGASTGKFEALELRDKDKRYLGKGVLKAVKNVNEIIAPKIIGMNAYDQVAIDNALIELDGTENKSKLGANAILGVSMAVARAAAESLYLPLYRYLGGPNAKVLPVPFMNVINGGKHADNSLDIQEFMIVPAGFSKFSEALRCGAEVFHTLKKILHDAGHVTSVGDEGGFAPNLSSNEEAIKVLIEAIEKAGYEPGKDVFIALDCAASSFYEAEKKKYLIDGAEKTTDELLEYYKKLVEKYPIISIEDPFDEEDWEGFLKLTNQIGEKVQIVGDDLYVTNIKRLQKGVELKASNSILIKLNQIGTVTETLDVIEFAKENHMTCIVSHRSGETEDTFIADLAVATNCGMIKTGSLSRSERIAKYNRLLRIEEELDGIAQYRGVASFYSIKR; from the coding sequence ATGTACAACGAAATCATGGACATCAAGGCGAGAGAAGTTCTCGATTCGAGAGGTAATCCGACGGTCGAGGTGGAAGTTTACCTTGAGGACGGAACAAAGGCTTCCGCAATCGTTCCGTCAGGTGCTTCCACGGGAAAGTTTGAGGCGCTGGAACTGAGAGACAAGGACAAGAGGTATCTGGGTAAAGGTGTGCTAAAGGCTGTGAAGAACGTCAACGAAATCATCGCACCGAAGATCATAGGCATGAACGCGTACGATCAGGTGGCCATTGACAATGCGTTGATCGAGCTCGACGGAACGGAGAACAAGTCCAAGCTCGGTGCCAACGCGATCCTCGGAGTTTCCATGGCCGTGGCGAGGGCAGCTGCCGAGAGTCTGTATCTACCCTTGTACAGGTACCTCGGTGGACCGAACGCAAAGGTATTGCCCGTTCCGTTCATGAACGTTATCAACGGTGGAAAACACGCGGACAACAGTCTGGACATTCAGGAGTTCATGATTGTGCCTGCAGGCTTTTCTAAGTTCTCCGAAGCGCTTCGCTGTGGCGCAGAGGTGTTCCACACACTCAAGAAGATCTTGCACGACGCAGGCCACGTCACTTCGGTGGGTGACGAGGGTGGATTCGCACCCAATTTGTCCTCCAACGAGGAAGCGATCAAGGTACTAATCGAGGCCATCGAGAAAGCCGGATATGAACCGGGCAAAGACGTTTTCATCGCACTCGATTGCGCTGCCTCTTCTTTCTACGAAGCCGAGAAGAAAAAATACCTGATCGATGGTGCTGAGAAGACAACCGATGAGCTATTAGAGTACTACAAAAAGCTCGTTGAGAAATACCCGATCATCAGCATCGAAGATCCCTTCGACGAGGAAGACTGGGAAGGGTTCCTCAAGCTCACGAATCAAATCGGAGAAAAGGTTCAAATCGTTGGTGACGATCTCTATGTTACGAACATAAAGAGGTTGCAGAAAGGTGTCGAATTGAAGGCCTCAAATTCCATACTGATCAAACTCAACCAGATAGGAACGGTCACGGAAACGCTCGATGTAATAGAGTTTGCAAAGGAAAACCACATGACGTGCATCGTGTCGCACAGATCGGGCGAAACTGAGGATACCTTTATCGCAGACCTCGCAGTCGCGACGAACTGTGGTATGATAAAGACTGGATCTCTGTCTCGTAGCGAAAGGATCGCCAAGTACAACAGGTTGCTCAGGATCGAGGAAGAACTGGATGGAATTGCTCAGTACAGAGGGGTTGCATCTTTCTACAGCATAAAGAGATGA
- a CDS encoding DUF2207 domain-containing protein translates to MFKRIVPFLIAAILFAILLFVAHRPGTDLFEIPQVDYTLFMKADGTANVTETFTLRFKKPFRYVTWALDMPEGVTMEDLQYEVVQGPPLLGGVQERKVGPNSFDLFFQFSRSMDEYVQTPPQGLIVQLKISYSVKNLLIQGRDFTQLFIKYLGEAPVPVKKLDVKMVFPSEFGEPKVYHHPWGLQVSSSKDGRIKNFVFRNVPSNCFVEGRYVFDKPILVQEARHQDVSLREVINYERSYILKNVLGVALAASYTLFVILLPFYLYRKFGREFSIVYDAEYEREVPYRDSPDVVNGVVKRLCSVPDEHGLNSVLLNAVKEKKARFVMGQNGEIVALELLSKDDVIMKIFDGFLQDGKLNFNVFKKAVQKESNARKFLENYRRWQQNVLRQIKEKNFMDERGNKIAKSFALVFAILIPIIALFLSNNLGPAFKVIVDYVRTLMFLCISAGIAVFLMRKDVFSRWTHEGLLYYLRWKNFERFLLDFSALSSHPPASVAIWDDYIVYATALGIAKTVAENFKKLNPPSESSVASLVVIQPRVLDVVPTMVRTASQTVSKSSSSSGGFRGGSAGSGAGGSRIGAG, encoded by the coding sequence ATGTTCAAACGGATCGTACCGTTTTTGATCGCTGCGATTCTGTTCGCGATCTTGCTTTTCGTGGCGCATCGTCCTGGAACTGACCTTTTCGAAATACCACAGGTCGACTACACCTTGTTCATGAAAGCGGATGGAACGGCGAACGTCACAGAAACGTTCACCTTGAGGTTCAAAAAACCCTTCCGTTACGTCACCTGGGCCTTGGATATGCCGGAGGGTGTGACGATGGAAGATCTTCAGTACGAAGTGGTCCAGGGTCCGCCACTGCTCGGAGGCGTTCAAGAGCGCAAGGTTGGTCCAAACAGTTTCGACCTTTTCTTTCAGTTCAGTCGTTCCATGGATGAATACGTTCAAACACCACCGCAGGGGCTCATCGTCCAATTGAAGATCAGTTACAGCGTGAAAAATTTGTTGATTCAAGGCAGAGATTTCACCCAGCTGTTCATCAAGTACTTGGGTGAGGCACCCGTACCCGTCAAGAAACTCGACGTCAAAATGGTTTTCCCCTCCGAGTTCGGCGAGCCGAAGGTTTACCACCACCCATGGGGGCTACAAGTGAGCTCGAGTAAGGATGGTAGGATCAAGAACTTTGTCTTCAGGAACGTTCCTTCAAACTGCTTCGTCGAGGGTAGGTACGTCTTCGACAAACCAATCCTTGTTCAAGAAGCTCGTCATCAAGATGTCTCTTTGCGGGAAGTCATCAACTACGAGCGCAGTTACATCCTCAAGAATGTCCTCGGTGTGGCGCTCGCGGCGAGTTACACCTTGTTCGTGATTCTCCTTCCTTTCTACTTGTACAGAAAATTCGGCAGAGAATTCTCGATCGTTTACGATGCCGAATACGAACGAGAGGTTCCGTACAGAGATTCACCAGATGTGGTGAATGGTGTGGTGAAACGTCTGTGTTCTGTTCCGGACGAGCACGGCTTGAACTCCGTTCTGCTGAACGCAGTGAAAGAGAAGAAGGCGAGGTTCGTCATGGGTCAGAATGGGGAGATCGTCGCGCTGGAGCTTTTGTCCAAAGACGATGTCATAATGAAGATCTTCGATGGGTTCCTTCAAGATGGAAAGTTGAACTTCAATGTGTTCAAGAAAGCAGTCCAAAAAGAATCGAACGCGAGAAAGTTTCTGGAGAACTACAGAAGATGGCAACAGAACGTGTTGAGACAGATAAAGGAAAAGAATTTCATGGATGAAAGGGGCAACAAGATAGCAAAATCTTTCGCCCTCGTCTTTGCCATTCTGATACCTATAATCGCGCTGTTTCTGTCGAACAACCTCGGCCCGGCATTCAAGGTAATCGTCGATTATGTGCGCACCTTGATGTTTCTGTGCATCTCTGCTGGAATTGCGGTTTTCCTGATGAGGAAAGATGTCTTTTCGCGATGGACTCATGAAGGATTGCTCTACTATCTGAGATGGAAAAACTTCGAAAGGTTCCTTCTCGATTTCTCTGCCCTCTCTTCACATCCTCCGGCGTCCGTGGCCATCTGGGACGACTACATAGTTTACGCGACGGCACTCGGAATCGCAAAAACAGTCGCTGAGAACTTCAAAAAACTCAATCCTCCCTCCGAATCTTCCGTGGCGAGCTTGGTGGTGATACAACCGAGAGTGCTCGATGTGGTGCCAACGATGGTCAGGACGGCCTCACAAACAGTTTCCAAGTCGTCTTCGTCATCCGGTGGCTTCAGAGGAGGAAGCGCAGGTTCCGGTGCTGGCGGCAGCAGGATCGGCGCTGGATGA